A single region of the Candidatus Kryptobacter tengchongensis genome encodes:
- a CDS encoding Tetratricopeptide repeat-containing protein: MRKAWALLPMLILIFSLSTSQDTKENADFKLAINLYNEGFYDLAISQLKKFIDSYPNSPQTPEAQFYLGMSYFKLRKFEDAQIIFQNFALSKTSHPRAIEALWKSAECFVEMKKYKEAGSAFERIKLFYPKSQLASKALIESAKYFELANDLQNTKKVLLALIQEYPESEYLYIARFKFAEILTKEGNLERALIEYRKISNEVDDKNLKFKANLNIAKINATLGKTEEAEKQLTQIISQSGLNPEVIASAYFELGKIQAEFGEYENAINYMLNAQSTLSTATQSDDVKNLKQKILLQLANYYFNTANYQNAIKSYTDLLNSISESETNPELYFNIATAFDKILNYQKANEFYLKVINFDTTTSRKSLALLNLANNSVRIGDYEKAIEFYKKYVELFPTSDLLPEVLFKLATLYEEKLKDYKKAIFYYTDLLNRFPKDKYADEATYHIGLCYIKLGEIEEAISTFETLLKNYTSSELYDDALDKVEMLKRFQITDQTNHTTSIAELIGDILTNKPRNEIILKLADLYNLILKDYSNALKYYDLALSEGNFDAQTQYLIKYKKANCAYNLFIENKIKSDSAISVIQSFLNFKPQIDPQKTDTAVFYLYKTLTHGLSQDSKRKIAEDFKSKYPESKFYGIFVIDILNFHFANGNWNEVIKIATDNLNKLNQNQISGVLFKRAYGYYKIGEKQKSLSDIAFLLQRYSPSPYDARALDLKAQIYRELKSYAEAINVLREIEQNLFYTDIAKDVKLKIADIYFESGDYLKAIDEYKRYISTDKVIEFEREPEVIFKIATAYQKLGDLSSAKRYYKLYLATPKPAPGIKLEAMLPHTGEVYYALGNIYKTEGINEKAVYYFEKVGKFNATLGKRTMLESADLLFEEEKYDEALKRYTEALKNAENDTDRITIQSKIIICYFRMNDIDRANKSINSFKQTFLKFDIKNYLAEFQIEFGGYYFRNKDFTNAKKVFDDVIKNYPDSRFSHLAHYWLAKIDEYNGNISSATKTLLELNKKPLDRETKLRVNLSLGNIYFKLEKYDSATIYYRFVVESAEKPQILQSAMNNLLACYEELGYYELVIELARKYIEKFPNAEDITDKRIKIGVMYEMLGNYDLALTHFQKLLEEADKDLEAELHYYIGEVLYYKGEYEQAILEFLKVPYLVTKKTKIDWTANAFYMAGQSYEKMKKYEQAINMYQQIIDRPGIDPIFKAGAQKEIERVRSILKQ; this comes from the coding sequence ATGCGCAAAGCTTGGGCTCTGCTCCCAATGTTAATTCTTATCTTTTCCCTTTCAACTTCACAGGACACAAAGGAAAACGCCGACTTTAAACTTGCTATAAATCTTTACAATGAGGGTTTCTACGACCTTGCCATTTCACAACTTAAAAAATTCATTGACTCATACCCCAACAGCCCACAAACTCCCGAAGCTCAATTTTATCTTGGTATGTCCTACTTTAAACTACGAAAATTTGAAGACGCCCAAATCATATTTCAGAATTTCGCCCTCTCAAAAACTTCACACCCAAGAGCAATTGAAGCCCTTTGGAAATCCGCCGAATGTTTTGTTGAAATGAAAAAATATAAAGAAGCAGGTTCAGCTTTTGAAAGAATAAAACTTTTTTACCCCAAAAGCCAACTTGCATCAAAAGCACTGATTGAATCAGCAAAATATTTTGAACTCGCAAACGATTTACAAAACACGAAAAAAGTTTTACTCGCACTTATACAGGAATACCCAGAAAGCGAGTATCTTTACATTGCAAGATTTAAATTCGCAGAAATTTTAACTAAAGAAGGAAACCTTGAAAGAGCACTGATTGAATACAGAAAAATCTCAAACGAAGTTGATGATAAAAATTTAAAATTCAAAGCAAATCTCAACATCGCAAAGATAAACGCAACCCTTGGTAAAACCGAAGAGGCAGAAAAACAACTTACTCAAATCATATCCCAAAGCGGGCTTAACCCCGAGGTAATAGCATCAGCATACTTTGAACTTGGGAAAATTCAAGCAGAATTCGGTGAATATGAAAATGCGATAAATTACATGCTGAACGCTCAATCCACACTCTCAACCGCTACTCAATCAGACGATGTTAAAAACCTAAAGCAAAAAATCCTTCTACAACTTGCAAATTATTATTTCAACACAGCCAATTATCAAAACGCTATAAAATCTTATACAGACCTTCTTAATTCAATATCCGAATCCGAAACAAATCCCGAACTTTACTTCAATATCGCAACCGCTTTTGATAAAATTTTAAACTATCAAAAAGCAAACGAGTTTTATCTTAAGGTCATAAATTTTGATACAACTACATCCAGAAAATCACTCGCACTGCTTAATCTTGCAAATAATTCCGTTCGCATCGGTGATTATGAAAAGGCAATTGAATTTTATAAAAAATATGTTGAACTATTCCCAACAAGTGATCTTCTCCCCGAAGTTCTATTTAAACTTGCTACTCTCTACGAAGAAAAACTCAAGGATTACAAAAAAGCAATTTTTTATTACACCGACCTTTTAAATCGCTTCCCGAAAGATAAATATGCCGACGAAGCAACCTATCACATTGGGCTATGTTATATCAAACTTGGTGAAATTGAAGAGGCAATTTCAACATTTGAAACCCTGCTCAAAAACTACACCTCATCCGAGTTATATGATGATGCTTTGGATAAAGTTGAAATGTTGAAAAGATTTCAAATAACTGATCAAACCAATCACACAACATCAATAGCAGAACTTATCGGAGACATTTTAACGAATAAACCCAGAAACGAAATAATCCTCAAACTTGCTGACCTTTACAATTTGATATTAAAAGATTACTCAAACGCACTTAAATACTACGACCTCGCTCTTTCCGAAGGAAACTTTGACGCCCAAACTCAATACCTTATAAAATATAAGAAAGCAAACTGCGCTTACAATCTTTTCATTGAAAACAAAATAAAATCCGACTCCGCAATAAGTGTAATTCAAAGTTTTTTGAACTTTAAGCCACAAATTGATCCCCAAAAAACTGATACCGCTGTCTTTTACCTGTATAAAACTTTAACCCATGGATTGAGCCAAGACAGCAAAAGAAAAATTGCTGAAGATTTTAAAAGCAAGTATCCAGAGTCTAAATTTTACGGCATATTTGTGATTGATATTTTAAACTTTCACTTTGCAAACGGTAACTGGAACGAGGTTATAAAAATTGCAACTGATAACCTCAACAAACTTAATCAAAACCAAATCTCGGGAGTCCTTTTCAAAAGGGCTTATGGATATTACAAAATTGGTGAAAAACAAAAATCGCTTTCGGATATTGCTTTTCTCTTACAGAGATATTCCCCATCTCCTTATGATGCAAGGGCACTTGACCTTAAGGCACAAATTTACAGGGAGTTGAAAAGTTACGCTGAAGCAATAAATGTTTTGCGTGAAATTGAACAAAATTTATTCTACACAGATATCGCAAAAGATGTCAAACTTAAAATTGCGGATATCTACTTTGAATCAGGGGATTACTTGAAGGCAATAGATGAATACAAAAGATATATTTCCACTGACAAAGTCATAGAGTTTGAAAGAGAGCCAGAGGTTATATTTAAAATTGCGACCGCATATCAAAAACTTGGTGATCTATCAAGCGCAAAAAGATATTACAAACTTTATCTTGCAACCCCGAAGCCAGCCCCCGGGATAAAACTTGAAGCAATGCTACCACATACAGGCGAAGTTTACTATGCACTCGGAAATATCTATAAAACAGAGGGAATAAACGAAAAAGCGGTTTATTATTTTGAAAAAGTTGGAAAATTTAACGCCACCCTTGGAAAGAGAACAATGCTTGAATCTGCGGATCTGCTTTTTGAGGAAGAGAAATATGATGAAGCGCTCAAAAGATATACAGAAGCACTAAAAAACGCAGAAAATGACACCGATAGAATTACAATTCAATCAAAAATTATCATCTGCTACTTCAGAATGAACGACATTGATAGAGCAAATAAATCAATAAATTCATTCAAACAAACATTCTTGAAATTTGACATTAAAAATTATCTTGCCGAATTTCAAATTGAATTCGGTGGTTATTACTTCAGAAACAAAGATTTCACAAATGCAAAAAAAGTTTTTGACGATGTAATAAAGAATTACCCAGACTCAAGATTTTCACATCTTGCACACTACTGGCTTGCAAAAATTGATGAATACAACGGAAACATATCATCTGCAACAAAAACATTGCTTGAACTCAACAAGAAACCACTGGATAGAGAAACAAAATTGCGTGTTAATCTTTCGCTTGGAAACATTTACTTTAAACTTGAAAAATATGACTCCGCAACAATTTACTATAGATTTGTCGTTGAAAGCGCAGAAAAACCACAGATTTTGCAATCCGCCATGAATAATTTGCTCGCATGTTATGAAGAGCTCGGATATTACGAACTCGTTATAGAACTCGCAAGAAAATACATTGAAAAATTTCCAAACGCCGAAGATATAACCGATAAAAGAATAAAGATTGGAGTAATGTATGAAATGCTTGGTAATTATGACCTCGCATTAACTCATTTTCAAAAATTACTTGAAGAAGCAGATAAAGACCTTGAAGCCGAACTTCACTACTACATTGGTGAAGTCCTCTATTACAAGGGAGAATATGAACAAGCAATACTTGAATTTTTAAAAGTCCCATACCTTGTTACGAAGAAAACAAAGATTGATTGGACTGCGAACGCATTTTATATGGCTGGGCAATCATATGAAAAGATGAAAAAATATGAACAAGCAATTAACATGTATCAGCAAATTATTGACCGACCTGGGATTGATCCAATTTTCAAGGCAGGAGCTCAGAAAGAAATTGAAAGAGTAAGGTCAATTTTAAAACAGTGA
- a CDS encoding Response regulator receiver domain-containing protein yields the protein MKKVLVVDADESMRNLLVKFLIREGFEVSSAVSGREMMEKMAQDKFDIVIIDENIYKQNQFDVKMIMNELMPKAKIIYIAPFYALSENLEIEDERVIKCGEKLFRISELKNLISEFKSLST from the coding sequence ATGAAGAAAGTTCTTGTTGTTGACGCTGATGAATCAATGCGAAACTTGCTCGTCAAATTCCTTATCCGTGAAGGTTTTGAGGTTTCAAGTGCTGTGTCTGGGCGGGAAATGATGGAGAAAATGGCTCAAGATAAATTTGACATTGTGATAATTGATGAGAATATCTATAAGCAGAATCAATTTGATGTTAAGATGATTATGAATGAGTTGATGCCGAAAGCGAAGATAATTTATATCGCTCCGTTCTATGCGTTGAGCGAAAATCTTGAGATTGAAGATGAGAGGGTTATAAAGTGTGGGGAGAAACTTTTCAGGATATCGGAGTTGAAAAATTTAATAAGTGAGTTCAAAAGCTTGTCGACCTGA
- a CDS encoding Rubrerythrin, whose translation MNCEEKEIKNIMIEILKVAIEREKDSFDYYYSASLKACEPSIQKFLLELAEMEKEHRRLLEEKLKELEAEVSILNGIRSSFEYYE comes from the coding sequence ATGAACTGCGAAGAGAAGGAAATTAAGAACATAATGATTGAAATCTTGAAAGTAGCAATTGAAAGAGAGAAGGATTCATTTGATTATTACTATTCCGCTTCATTAAAGGCTTGCGAACCAAGTATTCAAAAGTTTTTGCTTGAGCTTGCCGAGATGGAAAAAGAACATAGGAGATTGCTTGAGGAGAAACTAAAGGAGCTTGAAGCAGAAGTTTCAATTCTTAATGGCATAAGGTCAAGTTTTGAATATTATGAATAA
- a CDS encoding formate dehydrogenase, gamma subunit: MIRKLSIFSILSVIFILKLSAQTNADCFACHEDKTLIMEKGGRVISLYINSNEFNKSLHGSLNCVDCHEQFNPEEIPHKEKIEPVNCSNCHLDEVSSFKSSKHFGKINCISCHGNAHKIVKVSRADFTKQCSSCHKKEFEDYKISAHFSFKNGADCISCHGYHSIKFASSDVCIKCHSDKKIVHKYQEFVLKYKESIHAQYINCSDCHTGHKVLNARDPNSTVARANVGKTCEKCHEGIAKDYFESEHGKAFVSGFEAAPSCVDCHGEHDIMKVTSGKSKISRANEIEVCLKCHLDNPDVRSRMTHVSSFIASYENSVHGRLFKAGNQDVAVCSDCHGAHEMMKASNPNSKVYKLNITSTCGRCHTKISDEFRESIHGLALAKGNFDSPACTDCHGEHLILEPTDPRSPVAPKNVALQLCSKCHASVKLAEKYGIPADKFKTFTDSYHGLNVRLGNVEAANCASCHGVHDILPSSDPRSRINKVNLVKTCGQCHPGANENFTKGKIHVTVASSDDKIIYWVSTIYIVLIVSIVGSMFVHNLLDWIRKTIDKYKQRHAKMSHPANELPRKTNLYLRMTLEERIQHLALVVSFFTLVITGFMLAFPDAWWVAAIRNIGGEAVFKYRGLIHRIAAIVLVIDSIYHLYYIIFTRRGREFIRDIMFRMQDLRDMVQVLKYNLGLSKEKPKFGRFNYIEKSEYWALIWGTVVMTVTGVVLWFENHFMGWLSKTFVDVCNTIHYFEAWLAFLAIIVWHIYYVIFNPDVYPMNFAWITGYLTEEEMEKEHPLELEKIKLQEIKKGEFV; encoded by the coding sequence ATGATTAGAAAACTTTCAATATTTTCAATCTTAAGTGTGATTTTCATACTTAAGCTATCTGCGCAAACCAATGCTGATTGTTTTGCTTGTCACGAGGACAAGACATTGATTATGGAGAAAGGAGGCAGAGTGATTTCTCTTTATATTAATTCAAATGAATTTAACAAATCTCTCCATGGGTCGCTAAACTGTGTTGATTGTCATGAGCAGTTTAATCCAGAGGAGATCCCGCATAAGGAGAAAATTGAGCCAGTTAATTGTTCAAATTGTCATTTAGATGAGGTTTCAAGTTTCAAATCAAGCAAGCACTTTGGAAAAATTAACTGTATTTCGTGCCACGGGAATGCTCACAAAATAGTTAAAGTATCAAGGGCTGATTTTACGAAACAATGTTCTTCGTGCCATAAGAAGGAATTTGAAGATTATAAGATAAGTGCTCATTTTAGTTTTAAAAATGGAGCTGATTGTATCTCATGTCATGGGTATCATTCAATTAAATTTGCGTCGTCTGATGTTTGTATTAAATGTCATAGCGATAAGAAGATTGTTCATAAGTATCAGGAGTTTGTTTTAAAGTATAAGGAAAGCATACATGCGCAGTATATAAATTGTTCTGATTGTCATACGGGACATAAAGTTTTGAACGCAAGAGATCCGAATTCAACTGTTGCAAGGGCAAACGTAGGGAAGACATGTGAAAAGTGTCATGAGGGAATAGCGAAGGATTATTTTGAGTCTGAACATGGAAAGGCTTTTGTCAGCGGGTTTGAGGCTGCTCCTTCGTGCGTAGATTGTCACGGGGAACATGATATAATGAAGGTTACGAGCGGTAAATCAAAGATAAGCAGGGCGAATGAGATTGAAGTATGTTTGAAATGTCATCTTGATAATCCTGATGTTAGGAGCAGGATGACGCATGTTTCATCTTTTATTGCTTCTTATGAAAATAGCGTTCACGGGAGATTGTTCAAGGCGGGTAATCAGGATGTAGCGGTTTGCAGTGATTGTCACGGTGCGCATGAAATGATGAAAGCAAGCAATCCAAATTCAAAGGTTTATAAACTTAACATAACCTCAACCTGTGGTAGATGTCATACAAAAATATCCGATGAATTCAGAGAAAGCATCCATGGTCTTGCTCTTGCAAAGGGTAATTTTGATTCACCTGCGTGCACGGATTGTCATGGTGAACATTTGATCCTTGAACCAACCGATCCACGGTCGCCCGTAGCTCCAAAAAATGTTGCTTTACAGCTCTGCTCAAAATGTCATGCCTCTGTTAAACTTGCTGAAAAATACGGTATACCCGCCGATAAATTTAAAACATTTACGGATAGCTATCATGGTTTAAATGTTAGATTAGGAAATGTTGAGGCTGCGAATTGCGCCAGTTGTCATGGGGTTCATGATATTTTGCCTTCTTCTGATCCAAGATCAAGAATTAACAAAGTAAATCTTGTTAAAACATGTGGTCAATGCCATCCTGGAGCGAATGAAAATTTCACCAAGGGCAAAATTCATGTGACAGTTGCAAGCTCGGATGATAAAATTATTTACTGGGTTTCAACGATTTACATTGTTTTAATTGTCTCAATCGTCGGTTCAATGTTCGTTCATAATCTTCTTGACTGGATAAGAAAAACAATTGATAAGTATAAACAAAGACATGCAAAGATGTCGCATCCTGCGAACGAACTTCCAAGAAAGACAAATCTTTATTTGAGAATGACGCTTGAAGAAAGGATACAGCATTTAGCACTCGTTGTGAGTTTCTTTACACTTGTTATAACTGGTTTTATGCTTGCTTTTCCCGATGCGTGGTGGGTTGCAGCAATTAGAAATATCGGCGGTGAGGCGGTGTTCAAATATAGAGGGTTGATTCACAGGATTGCAGCGATTGTGCTTGTCATTGATTCAATTTATCATTTGTATTACATTATATTTACGAGGCGTGGACGTGAGTTTATACGAGACATAATGTTTAGAATGCAAGATTTAAGGGATATGGTTCAGGTTTTGAAATATAACCTTGGGCTTTCAAAAGAAAAACCGAAGTTTGGGAGGTTTAATTATATTGAGAAGAGTGAATACTGGGCTTTGATTTGGGGAACTGTTGTGATGACTGTGACAGGTGTTGTTTTATGGTTTGAGAATCATTTTATGGGGTGGCTCTCAAAAACATTTGTTGATGTTTGCAACACAATTCACTATTTTGAAGCGTGGCTTGCATTCCTTGCTATCATCGTCTGGCACATTTATTATGTTATCTTCAATCCAGATGTTTATCCGATGAACTTCGCTTGGATAACCGGATATTTAACTGAAGAGGAAATGGAAAAGGAACATCCACTTGAGCTTGAGAAAATAAAACTTCAGGAAATTAAAAAAGGAGAATTTGTATGA